Within the Hyalangium gracile genome, the region CGGAGGAGAACCACTCGCGCATCCCGGTGTACCGGGACGACGTGGACCACATCGTGGGCATCCTGCACGCACGGGACTTGATTCCCCTGCTCCAGCACCCGGAGCTCATCGTGTTGCAGGACGTCATCCGCCCGGCCAACTTCGTGCCGTGGATGAAGCCGATTGGCGATCTGCTGCGCGAAATGCAGAAGAAGCGCATCCACATGGCGATGGTGGTGGATGAGTACGGCGGCTTCATGGGCATCGTCACGCTGGAGGACATCCTCCGGGAGATCGTCGGCGACATCGGCGACGAGTTCGAGGTGGACGAGAAGCAGGTGGAGAAGCAGTCCGACGGCAGCTTCCTGGTGGACGCGGCGCTGGAGGTGGAGCAGTTCACGCAGACGTTCGGCTTCGAGCTGCCGGAGGGAGACTTCGACACGCTGGGAGGCTTCCTCTCGTCGCTGGCGGGCCACCTGCCGGACGTGGGCGAGCGCTTCACCTACGGTGGGCTGCAGTTCACCGTGGCGGCGAAGGAAGGCGCGCGCATCGACCGGGTGCGCGTGGTCCGGCTGAAGGCGAGCGCCGCCACCAAGGAGAAGGACGCCCGGGGGGATGGAAAGGCCGAGCTGGCGTCAGGAGACAGCCGCGCCGAGCCGGCCACGGGAGAAGGCCGCTCCGAGCCGCCGCCGACCGTGAAGGTCTGAGCACCTCACCCGCTCCGGTCAGGATGCGCAGGACATCCTCGGCCCGAGCCCTGGCCAGCCCTTCCGCCAGCAGCTCGAGCGTTCGCTGGAACGGATTTCTACCCTGCTACATCAGGCGGAGAGCCTCGTACAGCCTCCCCCCTGAGGCGCCCTGCTCACTCCAACATCGGCTCGGGAGGCGGCAGCCAGGGCAGCTCCATGATGCGCTCCACGCGGAAGGGCGCACGGCGCTCCGTCCTCGGGCCATAGCGCAGCAGGGCTCCACCGTTCAGCTGCACCCGGTGCGAGACATGGGACGCCGTCCCCGGCGCCCCCTGGGACACGAGCGGGAAGGACACCTCCACCGGGTGCGCCTGCCCATCGTCACTGAGCGGCACCTCCAGCTGCTGGAGCCCCTCGGCCAGCCGCCGCCCGTCCACCGCCAGCTCGAAGTCCACCCCGACGAGCAGCGCCAGGTCCGAGGACGGGTTGCGCACCTCCAGCTTCAGCGCCAGCAGGCCCGTGCCGTCCGGCGCGAAGCGCAGCTCCAGCGCCTCCACCCGCACCGCCGCGTCATAGGCCTCGGGCCGCCAGGGCACCCCACGGCACCCGGCGAGCAGCATCAACCCCAGCACCACCCAGAGCGCGCGCATCACCCGCCCAGCAGCGGCCGCAGCGCCTCCACCGAGAGCGGCCAGCCGGCCCGCTGGGCCAGCACCTCGAGCGCCTTGATGAACTCCGCGGCCGTCTGGTACCGGCGCGTCCTGTCCGCGAACAGCGCCTTGCGCACCACCTGCACCGCGTAGTCCGGCATGCCCAGGTTGAGCGAGGACAGCAGCGGCGCCCGCGCATCCCTCACCCGCAGCATCAGCTCCGCCTCGCCCCCCTGCTCCGTGCCGTACAGCCGCCGGTTGGCGAACAGCTCCCAGAGGATGACGCCCACCGCGTACAAATCACTGCGCGCGTCCACCGACTGCCCCAGCACCTGCTCCGGGCTCATGTACGCCACCGTGCCGCGCAGCGCGCCCGCCTCGCCCGCCATCACCCCGTCCACCTCCGCCACGCCGAAGTCGGTGAGCTTCACGTCCCCCTGCACCCCCAGGAGGATGTTGGTGGGGTTCACGTCCCGGTGGACGATGTTGGCGCCGTTCTCCCCCACCTTCGCCCGGTGGATGTAGTCCAGCGCCTTGAGCACGCACCAGGCGATGTAGCAGGAGGCCTCCGGCGGCATCGAGGTGCCCACCTTCATGAGCAGCCCCTGCATGAACGCCAGCGTCCGGCCGCTCACCAGCTCCTGCACCATGAGGTAGTCCGGCCCCGCCTTGAAGAGCCGGAACGTCCGCACGATGTTCGGGTGGCGCAGCCGCACCGTGAGCTTCGCCTCGTCCACGAAGGACTTCACGTACGCCGCGTCCGCCCGGAACGACGGGTGGAGCCGCTTGAGCACGACCTCCTCGGGCTCGCCCGGCGAGCGCTGGGTCGTGGGCCGGGCACGGGCCTGGTACACCTCGGCCATGCCGCCCACTGCCAGGCGGCCGATGACTTCGTACCCTCCCAACTCCAGTGCTTCCGCCACGATCGTGAGCCTACCGCGCCTGACCCCGCCCTACTATTCCTTGCGCAGGGTGAAGAAGAGAGTCTCATATCTCCGGGCAGAGACCGCCCAGGAGAAATCCCGCTCCATGCCCCGCCGCCGGAACGCCTCCAGCCGGGGCGGGTCCGCATAGAGCGCCAGCCCCCGGCGGATGGCCGCCAGCAGGGCCGCCGGGTGGAACGCCTCGAAGAGGATGCCGTTGCCGTCCAGGCCCCCCTCCACCGTGTCCACCAGCCCACCCGTCGCCCGGACGATGGGCACCGTCCCATACCGCAGGGAGTACATCTGGTTGAGGCCACACGGCTCGTAGCGGCTGGGCATCACGAAGAAGTCCGCCCCCGCCTCCACCAGGTGGGACAGGCCCCGGTCGAAGCCGATGTGGACCCCCACCTGCTTCGGGAAGCGCGCCCGCAGCGCCCGCAGCCCCTCCTCGTAGTGCCCCTCGCCGCTGCCCACCGCCACGAAGCGCAGGTCCGCCTGCAGCGCCGTGGGCAGCACGTCCATGAGCAGATCCACCCCCTTCTGCCACGCCAGCCGGCTGACGATGCCCAGCACCGGCGCCTCGTCATCCGGCAGCCCCATGCGCCGGAGCAGCTCGCGCTTGCACACCGCCTTGCCGGACATGTCCCCCGGGCTGTAGCGCGCTGGCAGCAGGGTGTCCGTCGCCGGGTCCCACTCGTGCGCGTCGATGCCGTTGACGATGCCGACCAGCCGCCCCTGGTGCCGCCGCAGCAGCCCGTCCAGGTTGCAGCCCAGCTCCGGCGTCTGGATCTCCCTGGCGTAGGTGGGCGACACGGTGGTGATGGCGTCCGCGAACGTCAGGCCCGCCTTGAGGAAGTTCACCGTGTCGTAGAACTCGACGCCGTCATGGGCGGTGAACAAGTCCCACGGCAGCCCCAGCTCCCCCATGATGTCCTTGCCGAACTGCCCCTGGTAGGCCAGGTTGTGGATCGTCATGACGCAGCGCGCCCGAGACAGCGGGGTGTGCTGGAAGCCGCGCCGCAGCGCCACCGCCGCCAGCCCCGTCTGCCAGTCGTTCAGGTGGACGATGTCCGGGATGAACTGAAGCCGCTGGGCCGCCTGGAGCGCGCCCATGCTCAGGTAGGCATAGCGCTGGTGGTTGTCGCCGAACTCGCCGAAGGCATCCCCGTAGATGCCGGGGCGCCCGAAGAACCGCTCGTTCTCCAGGAAGAGCACCTCGTGGCGCTCGGCCTGGCGGACGGCGAGGATGGGGCCCCCCTGCTCGCCGAAGGGAAAGCGCAGCCGCACGGAGTGCCCGGTCGGGGTCAGCCGAGGATCCTTCACGTCCGCGTAGCGCGGGGTGACCACCTTCACGTCATGGCCGAGCGCGGCCAGCGCCGCCGGCAGGGCGCCGGCCACGTCCCCGAGTCCGCCCGTCTTGGAGAAGGGGGCGACCTCGGAGGCGATGAACAGGATCTTCATGCCCGAACCATGCCGTGTAGGGCCTGTGAGTCAACCTTAAGAAGAAGCGTGTCGCCGGTCTTCCCTGGGCGAGCGGGATTGTTAGGGTGGCCCCATGGAACTGCCCCAGGACCCCATCGAGCGCTTCGCCGTCCTCTACGAGCAGGCGAAGAAGGCCATCCCCGTGGACCCGAACGCGATGATCGTCGCCTCGGTGGGAGATGACGGCCGGCCCTCGGCCCGGGTGGTGCTGCTCAAGGACTTCGATGCCCGGGGCTTCGTCTTCTTCACCAACCTCGAGAGCCGCAAGGGCCGGGAGCTGCGCGGCCACCCCGCCGCGGCGCTCGTCTTCTACTGGCAGCCGCTCGAGCGGCAGGTGCGGGTGGAGGGGCGCGTGGAGACTGTCTCGGAGGAGGAGGCGGACGCGTACTTCCAGAGCCGGCCCCGGGGCAGCCAGATCGGCGCCTGGGCGAGCCACCAGAGCCAGCCGCTGCCCTCGCGCCAGGTGCTGGAGGAGCGGGTGGAGTCCCTCACCCGCCAGCACGAGGGGAAGACCATTGCCCGGCCGCCCCACTGGTCTGGCTTCCGGGTCGTCCCGGACCGTATCGAGTTCTGGCAGGCCCGCCCCAGCCGCCTGCACGAGCGCATCGTCTACACGCGCACCGGCGACGGCTGGAGCACCGAGATCCTCTACCCGTGAGCGCCAGCCCCCGGCCCCTACCAGGGCACTTCCTTGCCCTGGTAGTCCAGAAACCGGCCGCTGTTGGCCAGGGTGAGCTCGTCTATCACCCGCAGCATCCCCTGCACGGACTCCTCGGCGCGCGTGGGAGCGATCTTCCCTCCCAGGTCGGTCTGCACCCACCCTGGATTGAGGACGGCGGTGATGAGCCCCTGCTCATGGAAGTCCACGGCCATGGTGCGCATGCCCGCGTTGAGCGCGGCCTTGGACATGCGGTAGGCGTACGCCCCGCCCGCGAAGCCGTAGACGCCCACCGGCGTGTTGTCCGCCAGCGAGGCCATGCGCGTGGTCAGGTGGATGATCTTCCGCGTGCCGCCCTTGAGCACGTTGGGGATCAGCGCGGAGGACAGGCGCATGGGACCAATGGCGTTGGTCTCCATCACGCGCGCCATGTCCTCGAAGTCCACCTCGGCAAAGGCGTTCCACTTGCCGCCGATGCCCGCGTTGTTGATCAGCACGTCGATGGGCGATCCGCTCAGCGTGGTGGCGAAGGCCCGCACGCTGTTGGGGTCCGTGACATCGAGGGTGTGGATGCGCAGGCGACCACCCGCCTCTCGCGCCAGGGAGGCCAGCTGCCGGGCCTCCGAGGGGACGCGAGCCCCAGCTTCGACGGTGTCGCCACGTGCGAGAAGTTGTCGGACGAATTCGAGGCCAATGCCGCGACTGGCCCCTGAGATGGCGTAGCGCATACATGTATTAAGACGCTTCACTGGCTGTAGGTACAACCGATGGGACCCTTGACCCGAGTGACCTACACGGAAGAAGTCAAAACGGATCCAGGAGTAACGGAAACATGACCGTTGTCGCCATCGTTGGAGGGGGAATTACCGGTCTCGCCTTGGCTTACCGTTTGCGATCCCGTGGGAAGGATGTGGTCTTACTGGAAGGTGAGACCCGCCTGGGAGGCAACATCCAGACGAGGAGACGTGATGGGTTGTTGACGGAAGCAGGACCCAACAGCTTCCTCGACAAGGAGCCCGCCACGCGAGAGCTGGCGGCGGCAGTGGGCGTGGAGGATCGGATCCGCGCGGCGGATCCGGCGGCGAAGGCGCGCTACCTCTACACGCGAGGGCGACTGCGCGCGGTGCCCGCGTCTCCGCCGGCGTTCCTCAAGTCGGACATCCTGCCGCTGGGCGCGCGCCTGCGCGTGGTGGCGGAGCTCTTCACGGGCCGTGTCTCCGGGGAGGTGGACGAGTCGCTGGGTGCCTTCGGGCGGCGCCACCTGGGGACGACGGCGACGGCGACGCTGCTGGACGCGGTGCAGACGGGCATCTACGCGGGGGACATGGAGGCGCTGAGCGTGGGCGCCACCTTCCCGCAGCTGACGAAGCTGGAGCGCGAGCACCGCAGCCTCATCCTGGGAGCCATCCGCACCCAGGGCGCGCAGCGCAAGGCGCTGCCGGCGGGCGGCCCGGCGAAGCTGCGCGGTGCGTTGAGCACCTTCGACGGAGGCCTGCAGACGCTGGTGGACGGCCTGGCGACGATGCTGGGGCCAGCGGTGCACACGGGCGCGAAGGTGGAGGGGCTCCAGCCGGGCCATGGCGGCTGGCGCGTCTCGGTGCGCGAGCACGGGCGGCAGGCGGAGCTGATGGCCTCGCGGGTGGTGCTGGCGACGCCCGCGTATGTGACGGCGGGGCTGCTGCGGCCGCTGGACGAGCCGCTCTCGGCGCTGGTGGAAGGCATTGCCTACGCGCCCATCGCCGTGGTGCACCTGGCGTATGCGCCGGGCAGCACGCCGGCGCCGGACGGCTTCGGCTTCCTGGTGCCGGGACTGGAGAAGCGGCGCCTGCTGGGCGCCATCCATGCGTCCACGGTGTTCCCCTTCCGCGCCGAGGGAGGGCACGTGCTCTACACCTGCATGGTGGGTGGTGCACGGCGGCCGGACCTGGTGAAGCTGGACGAGGAGGCGCTGGTGACGCTCGCGCGGGAGGAGCTGAAGGAGCTCGCGGGCGTGACGGCGAGCCCCGTCTTCGCGGAGGCCATCCGCTGGCCGCGCGGCATTCCCCAGTACAACGTGGGGCACCTGGAGCGGGTGGCCTCCATCGACGCGGCGCTGGCGCGGCTGCCCGGGCTGCACCTGGCGGGCAACGCCTACAAGGGCGTGGGGATCAACGACTGCATTCGCAATGCCTTCGCGCTGGGCGACATGCTGGCGTAGCGACCGCTCACCCCGCTCCCGCGACCGTTCAGCCCGTTCCCAGCCACGTCGGGGCCGAGCGGCATCATCCTCACTCCATCGCGCCGTCCCGGAGTGAGCCATGACCTCGATCTCGATGCCGCTGCTGGTTCTCTGCGCCGTCCTCCTCTTCCCGCTGGTGCTCGTGGGCTCCCTCGTCATGGACCTGACCGAGGCGGAGGTGGAGCCGTGAACAGCAAGCGCCTGCTGGACCTCGCCCTGCTGCTGCCGTTCGTGCCCTTCTTCGGGCTGGGCGTGGGCGTGCTCGCCCTGGCCGTGCTGCTCATGGACGGCCGGCCCGTGTTCTTCACCCAGCCCCGGCTGGGCCAGGGACGCCGGGTGTTCCGCATCTTCAAGCTGCGCACCATGACGTGCGAGCCAGACATGCGGGCCCGGCGCCCGACGCGGCTCGGCCACCTGCTGCGCCACCACGGGCTGGACGAGCTGCCCCAGCTCTTCAACGTCCTCATCGGTGACATGAGCCTGGTCGGCCCCCGGCCCCTCACCCCCGAGGACGCCGAGCGGCTGATCGCCGCGCACCCTCCCCTGGCGGCCCGCTTCGAGGTGCCGCCGGGCATCACCGGGCTGGCGCAGGTGTGCCAGGCCCGGGGGGCGGCGCTCACGGCGCAGCTGGATGCCGAGTATGCTCGGACCCGGAGCGCCTCCGTGGACATCCGCATCCTCCTCCGCACCACCTGGATCAACGTCGTCGGCAAGCGCCGGGGTGCGCGCCCGTTGCCGCCGCACCTCGTGCCGAGATGAGCGAGTCCCCGGAAGGCTCCATCGTCCGCGCCACCCTGCGCGGCCTCATGGCTCCCAAGCGGCTGGCGCCGCTGCTGCTGGTGTCGGCGTCGCTCGTGTTCGCCCAGGGCCGGTTCAGCAGGGATCCGCTGGCCGTCCCCCTGGGCATCATGCTGTGCGTGCTGTTCGTCGCGGTGGCCCCCGTCTCCTACCGCGTCCTGTTCCCCGAGGGCCTCGAGTTCAGCCACGGCGGCGTGCGGCTGCTGCTCTACGGAGCGGTGGGCAGCGGGGTGGTGCTGTCCTCGGGCTACGTGCTGCCGAAGCTCCTGCGCATGGCGCCGACCTTCCTCACCCAGCCGGTGAACCTGGCCGTCTGCGGCGCCCTGTACCTGGTGGGCGGGTGGGGCCTGGGGCGGGACATCGGCTTCGAGGAGTCCCTGGCCCGGGAGCGCGCGCGGGCCGCCCGACTCGAGCTCGAGGCCGAGCAGGCCCAGCTGCTGGCGCTGCGCAGCCACCTGGATCCGCACTTCCTCTTCAACACGCTGAACGCCATCGCCGAGTGGTGCCGCACCGATGGCGCCGTGGCGGAGGCCGCCGTGCTCCGGCTGTCGGCCATGCTGCGCAGCGTGCTGGCCGGTGTGCGCAGCGCGACGTGGCCGCTGGACCGCGAGCTGGAGCTGCTGCGCACCCTGTTCGAGCTGCACCTGCTGAGGGATCCGGAGCTGTTCCAGCTCTCGTTCGAGGTGGCGCCCGGGCTGGGCGAGGTGCCGGTGCCGCCGCTCATGCTGCTGCCGCTGGCGGAGAACGCCGTGAAGCACGGGCCGGCGGCCGGGCACCGCGGGCGCATCGCGCTCGACATCAGCTCGCGAGACGGTGAGCTGGTCTTCACCGTGGAGAACCCGGGGGCGTCCAAAGGTCCACGAGAGGGCAGCACGGGCCTGCCCACGGTGGAGCGGCGGCTCGCGCTGGCCTACGGTGGGAAGGCTCGGTTCTCGCTGGAGAGCGCCGAGGGCCGTACCCGCGTCACCGTCACCCTGCCCCGCTCGGGCCCCCTGCTGGGAGTCATCACGTGAGCCAGTCCCTGCGTGTCCTCATCGCCGATGACGAGCTGCTGGCTCGCAAGCGCCTGGCGCGCCTGCTGAGCGCGCTCCCGGACGTGGAGGTGTGCGGCGAGGCGGCGGATGGAGAGGCCGTGCTGGCCGCGGCGCGCGCGGGCGGGCTGGACGTCATCCTGCTGGACATCCACATGCCGGGCCTGAGCGGGCTGGATGCGCTGGCGCTGCTGCCCGAGGACGGGCCGGGCGTCATCCTGTGCACCGCGCACGCCGAGCACGCGGTGGATGCCTTCGAGCACGGCGCGGTGGACTACGTGCTCAAGCCCGTGGAGGCCGCGCGGCTGCAGAAGGCGCTGGACCGGGCCCGGGCACGGCTTGGGGCGAAGGACGGGCAGGAGCCGGCGAAGGGACAGGCCCCGGGCTCGAAGGGGCTGACGCGGCTGCCCATCCCCACGCGGCAGGGCATCGTCCTGGTGGATCCGGAGACCATCTCCCACGCGACGCTGGAGGGAGAGCTGGTGACGGTGTTCACCACGCAGGGCGAGTTCCTCACGGACTTCACGCTCAACGAGCTGGCCGACAAGCTGCCGGTGGAGGGCTTCCAGCGCGTGCACCGGCGCGCGCTGCTGAACCTGGCCCACGTGACGCGGCTGGAGCCGCTGGAGACGGGGGGCTACATCGCGCGCACCTCGCGCGGGCACTCGGTGGAGGTCAGCCGCCAGTCCGCCCGCGAGCTGCGCCGGATGCTGGGCCTGCGTCGCGGGGCCGAGGAAGAGGGCTGAGGCTCAGTCCAGGGGCCACTGGTGCACGGGCGCGCCGGAGTCGGCGTGCTCGCGGTAGCGCTCCAGCAGCGCGGCCAGCGCGTCCTGTCTCGGCAGGTGCTCCTCCAGCTTCGTAAGGACGCGCCGCTGCCAGCCGGCTCCGCTGCGCCGCGACGCCACGCGGGCCGCGATGATGTCGAGCATCGCGTCCGCGTCGGAGGCCTCCACGCCCGCCTCCACCAGGCCGCGCCGCGCGATGGGCAGCAGCCTGGGCACCAGCTCCGTCACCGGCACCCGCTGGGGCGAGGGCGCCGTCTCCGAGGGCCAGAGCAGCTCCGCGTCCATTCCCTGCTGCGCGGCCTTGAGGAAGTTGCCCCGCGCCCAGTGGAAGGGCATCGCCGGCAGCAGCGCGTCCATCTGGTCCGCCAGGCCCAGCGTCAGCCCGAGCAGCAGCGCGCCGTTGGCCACCATGTCCACCACCGTGGGGCCCGCCGGCAGCGCCCGGAACTCGATGCGCAGGTGCCCCCCGCTCTTCGGATCATAGATGGCGCGGTTCCAGTTCCAGATGGTGCTCTGGTGCAGCCGCAGCTCGTCCAGCCCCGGGAGCTGTCCGCGCGCCACGCACTCCAGCGGGGACTCCGGGCCCACCACCGGCAGCAGCGGCGCGTGCAGCGCCACCGCCTCCGCGAACAGCTCCAGCGCGCCCTCCCTCGCCCAGCCGTGGCCGAACGTCACGCGCGCGTGAGAGCCGGCGCCCTCGTGTGACTCGCCCCGATCGTCCACCGCCTGCCGGAAGAGCGCCACCCGCGTCTCGTCCCACAGCCTCCGCCCGAGGAAGAACGGCGAGTTGGTGGACACCGCCAGCACGGGCGCCGTCACGAACTGCGCCGCGTTGTACATCCGGGCGAACTCCGAGGGCTCCACGCGCAGGTGGAACTGGAGCGACGTGTTGGCCCCCTCCAGCGTCACGTCATCCCAGGTGAGCGACAGGGAGTCCTCTCCCGCGATGGCGACCTGGAAGGGCGCGTCTCCCCGCCGGCTCCGGATGGCGGCGGAGAGCGCCCGGTAGCGCGGCTTGCCCGTCAGCGCGTGGCTGCCCAGGTCCTTCTCTCTCAAGGTGGGGAGGATGCCCGTGACGACCACCTGGGCGCCCTGTGTCGCCGCCGCGCGACGCACCTCGCGCAGCGCGTCCTCGAACTCCTTGCGCAGGGCGGTGAAGGGGCGCCCGGCCAGCGAGGAGGGGCGCAGGTTGCATTCCAGGTTGAACCGGTCGAGCTCCAGCGTCACCCGGGGGTCCACCGTCTGGCTCAGCACCTGCCGGTTCACCGGCAGCGGGAAGCCCGCGGAGTCCACCAGGAACATCTCCAGTTCGGCGCCCACCGTGCGTGGGCCGGTGCCGAAGCCTGGCCGCGAGAGCACTCTGCGCAGCGCCTCCAGGTTCTCGGAAAGGCGCTGCGAGAAGCGCCGGTAGTCCTCGGGAGAGAAATCCTCGCGTTCGATCGCCAGACCCATGTGTGAGACATGGGCACTGCCCCCATTCCCGGCAGGCGGCCCACCGCTGGCCCGCTCCTGCTCGCCTGCCCCAGGGACGGTCAGGGCTTGACCGGCGGGCTGCCTCCATGCAAGGCGAGCAGGCGATGAGCCTGCTCACCGCCCTGACCCGGAACGTCGCGGAGACCTCGCCCCAGCACGAGGATCCCCGCCTGCGCACTCGTAGCTATCCCCTGTCCCGTGAGACGGTGTGGAGCACCGTCCAGGAGCTGGCGACCTCCCAGGAGGGCTGGACGATCGTCCGGACGGACCCCGCCGAGGGCGTGCTGGAGGCCGAGGCCCGCACCCGCCTCTTCAAGTTCGTGGACGACGTCACCCTGCGCGTGCGCCCCGCCAGCGGCCAGCGCATCTCCGTGGACCTCTCGTCCCGCTCCCGCGTGGGCAAGGGAGACCTGGGCACCAATGCCCGGCGGATCGGCCGGTTCCTCGCCGCGCTCGACCAGGCGCTGAGCGCCAAGCCGGGCTGACCGGGCCCGTCAGCCCGATTCCTGTGCAGCCGTCCCCAGGCACTCCCCCGCGCAGGTGTGTTATCGCTCGATAGCGCCATGCAGCCCGCCTCCTCCACCTCCCCGGTCAACCTGTACGACTTGCCGCGCACCGCCCTGGGCGAGCTGCTCGCGGGCTGGGGCTTCAGCGCCTTCCACCGGGACGCGCTGTGGGAGGCCCTCTACCGCCAGCAGGTGGGCTCGCTCGAGGCGCTGGAGGGGCTGCTGCGGCCGGACCTGGTGAAGCTCCTGCGCGAGCGCGCCTGCCTGCGCCGCCCCGCCGTGCACCACGAGGCGTTCAGCAGCGACGGCTACACCCACAAGCTGCTGCTGCGCCTGGATGATGGGCAGACCATCGAGACGGTGCTGATGCGGTTCAAGGGCCGCGCCACGGTGTGCGTCAGCACGCAGGCCGGCTGCGCCATGGGCTGCGTCTTCTGCGCCACCGGGCAGATGGGCCTGGTGCGCCACCTGAGCCCGGGGGAGATCGTCGCCCAGGTGCTCCACGTCACCGGCGTGCTGCGCCAGTCCGGCGAGTCCCTGCGCAACATCGTCCTCATGGGCATGGGCGAGCCCCTGCACAACTACGACGGCACGATGGAGGCGGTGGACATCCTCGTGGACCCGCTGGGGCTGGCCATCGGCCCGCGCTTCATCACCTTGAGCACCGTGGGCGTGGTGCCCGGCATCCGCCGGCTCGCCGACGAGGACCGGCCGGTGCAGCTCGCCGTGAGCCTCCATGGCGCCACGGACGCGGAGCGCGCCGCGCTGGTGCCGGTGGGCAAGCGCTGGCCGCTCGACGAGCTGATGGACGCGTGCCGCTACTACAGCGAGAAGCGCAAGCGCCGCATCTTCTTCGAGTGGACGCTCATCGCCGGCAGGAACGACACGCCGGAGCAGGCGCACGCGCTCGGGCAGCTGCTGCGGGGCATGGACGCGCACGTCAACGT harbors:
- the rlmN gene encoding 23S rRNA (adenine(2503)-C(2))-methyltransferase RlmN, producing the protein MQPASSTSPVNLYDLPRTALGELLAGWGFSAFHRDALWEALYRQQVGSLEALEGLLRPDLVKLLRERACLRRPAVHHEAFSSDGYTHKLLLRLDDGQTIETVLMRFKGRATVCVSTQAGCAMGCVFCATGQMGLVRHLSPGEIVAQVLHVTGVLRQSGESLRNIVLMGMGEPLHNYDGTMEAVDILVDPLGLAIGPRFITLSTVGVVPGIRRLADEDRPVQLAVSLHGATDAERAALVPVGKRWPLDELMDACRYYSEKRKRRIFFEWTLIAGRNDTPEQAHALGQLLRGMDAHVNVIPLNPTMGYGGTPSEATAVRAFQDVLASYGLPSTVRQRRGIDIDAGCGQLKAAVERPRRSVPATR